Proteins encoded within one genomic window of Oncorhynchus nerka isolate Pitt River linkage group LG17, Oner_Uvic_2.0, whole genome shotgun sequence:
- the prr33 gene encoding mucin-2, translating into MAASYSNVNEPGLLFQQYPPALLPKPGKENARLQKLLKKTEKKIKKKAAPEIAKTPVPFRSSLSPVNEASPDLEHSDHSTPPKTPEASFYTQHPRFSVRPVYRHVASPYPQQRGATFGGTARFAPQLYAAPAPTFPQYVAPLYTFTPTPPSAVPGPALHELAPKTPEQTSSVLDVTTTAAAQIAPPVTASVPHPLSAPVALVTVTPAATQPTLRIAPVVIHRKSPSPRFKATEAALKAPRSMFDVPQIRVYTASMSPLHDYTGSKTSTADALSLSITPTSEITRAFTPTAEIKRSATPTSGVKRGLTPTPGLQRSATPTSEVKRAKTPTHDFLTPRTPLGRPKTPSFHVSRAKTPVFEISRTNPLLFAVSPITTEAQISNTPTPGTNAASQSLSDPSKSPSTILGARTLNGEVTSKETPTAKSPPQNTSKPEAPRHENPVVESARPKTPTDLLGYQRPKTPTGVAPTFGYQRPKSPTDITPKSAAPSYGYQRPKTPTIVTLKPTAPTDGYQRPKTPTKETSKPTAPSDGYPRPKTPTNEGHKPMTPTIEYQKPQPPAGYQRPKTPTAGVSSIGFQRPKTPTYEDPKPTHTYYGLTPAAYVAHGGIQSFSPLFGISRSKTPTQEESKTQELEASKTPTQELPVKSHPLPEVSNQEAPFKELEKTISSEAIVSTTVVKLPLPTIVVTQAEVVSEIRVSTAVTSKISTPIAEMPKVKTVANTRPWAKSPTPEVKTPVKTPTYGVYPKPKTPTPETQRKTIPPFSITESPVAKASVVQQKELKESTEPKMPTKATPEAKPVGTKPTNSSPLAKTASPENLLLPAKPKNNQEAKPEKVVSAPTTPLTEKKEERKDSFPAAEPLLKVIQKPKGMMKSKLSGWSRLKKHMVVEEEPPMFTESDPKKETAKVTEQEGGEAKKDEKVLFKDMVAAVTADDPPKAAKKWDSLLFDMFSTKEKIMQVIEASKSEEERKEQPKDAGKEIPSFAHRLPVLLFSPKFDAKRLREAASRPLTKISTVFEMGLIGRKNKDEEPKDFNRTARGFTCP; encoded by the coding sequence ATGGCTGCCAGTTATAGCAATGTCAATGAACCAGGCCTGCTTTTCCAGCAGTACCCTCCAGCTCTACTGCCCAAGCCTGGCAAGGAAAATGCTAGACTCCAGAAACTACTCAAGAAAACTGagaaaaaaatcaagaaaaaaGCCGCCCCTGAGATCGCAAAGACACCTGTCCCTTTCCGCTCAAGCCTCTCTCCTGTGAATGAAGCAAGTCCTGACTTGGAGCACAGTgaccactcaacccctcccaaaACTCCAGAGGCATCCTTCTACACACAGCACCCCAGATTTTCTGTCAGGCCAGTCTATCGTCATGTGGCATCCCCTTACCCGCAGCAACGAGGAGCCACTTTTGGTGGAACAGCAAGGTTCGCCCCACAGCTGTATGCTGCTCCAGCCCCCACCTTCCCCCAATATGTGGCCCCACTCTACACATTTACTCCAACACCCCCGTCAGCCGTTCCAGGGCCAGCCTTGCATGAATTGGCACCCAAAACGCCTGAGCAAACGTCCTCTGTGCTTGACGTGACAACGACAGCTGCTGCTCAAATTGCTCCTCCAGTCACTGCTTCAGTACCTCATCCACTCAGTGCTCCAGTTGCTCTTGTCACAGTCACTCCTGCTGCCACACAACCTACTCTGCGAATAGCCCCAGTAGTAATACACCGCAAAAGTCCAAGTCCACGTTTTAAAGCTACCGAAGCTGCACTAAAAGCACCCAGATCGATGTTTGATGTCCCTCAAATTAGGGTCTATACTGCATCTATGTCCCCCCTCCATGATTATACTGGATCAAAGACATCTACTGCAGACGCATTATCTCTGAGTATAACACCCACATCAGAAATCACAAGAGCTTTTACACCAACTGCTGAAATCAAAAGGAGTGCAACACCTACATCCGGGGTAAAAAGAGGTTTAACACCTACACCTGGACTCCAAAGGAGTGCAACGCCTACATCTGAAGTGAAAAGAGCTAAAACACCAACTCATGATTTTTTAACACCAAGAACTCCTTTAGGTCGCCCTAAGACACCCTCATTTCATGTGTCCCGTGCCAAAACACCTGTTTTTGAAATATCAAGAACCAACCCACTTTTATTCGCTGTATCACCCATTACTACAGAGGCACAGATATctaacacaccaacacctggtaCTAATGCTGCCAGTCAGTCTTTGTCTGACCCTTCAAAATCACCTTCAACTATTCTAGGTGCAAGAACTCTGAATGGGGAAGTGACGTCAAAAGAGACTCCCACAGCTAAATCACCTCCTCAGAACACTTCAAAACCAGAGGCTCCTCGACACGAAAATCCTGTAGTTGAGTCTGCCAGACCAAAGACCCCGACAGATCTATTAGGCTATCAAAGACCCAAGACTCCAACAGGTGTTGCACCCACATTTGGGTACCAAAGGCCCAAGTCTCCAACAGATATCACACCGAAATCTGCTGCACCCTCCTATGGGTACCAAAGACCCAAGACTCCAACAATTGTCACACTAAAGCCTACAGCACCCACAGATGGGTACCAAAGACCCAAGACACCAACAAAAGAAACATCAAAACCTACAGCACCCTCAGATGGGTATCCAAGGCCCAAGACTCCCACCAATGAAGGGCATAAACCTATGACTCCAACAATTGAGTATCAAAAACCACAACCACCAGCAGGGTATCAAAGACCAAAGACTCCCACAGCTGGGGTATCATCTATAGGATTTCAAAGGCCCAAGACACCAACATATGAGGATCCTAAACCTACTCATACCTATTATGGGTTGACTCCTGCTGCATATGTTGCCCATGGTGGAATCCAAagtttttcacctttatttggaATATCCAGGTCTAAGACGCCGACTCAAGAGGAATCTAAAACCCAAGAGCTAGAAGCATCTAAAACACCTACCCAAGAGTTACCTGTAAAATCACATCCTTTGCCCGAGGTGTCAAACCAGGAAGCACCCTTCAAAGAACTGGAAAAAACTATTTCAAGTGAGGCCATAGTATCCACGACAGTAGTTAAGCTTCCGCTTCCAACCATTGTTGTTACACAAGCTGAAGTGGTCTCAGAAATAAGAGTATCCACAGCTGTGACCAGCAAAATATCAACTCCCATTGCTGAAATGCCAAAGGTTAAAACTGTGGCAAACACAAGACCATGGGCTAAATCTCCAACACCAGAGGTTAAAACCCCAGTGAAGACACCAACTTATGGAGTTTACCCAAAACCCAAGACACCCACCCCAGAAACCCAACGCAAGACAATACCTCCTTTCTCAATAACAGAATCTCCTGTGGCTAAAGCCAGTGTGGTGCAACAGAAAGAGTTGAAGGAATCAACAGAGCCTAAGATGCCAACCAAAGCAACCCCTGAGGCTAAACCAGTAGGGACAAAGCCAACCAATTCTTCCCCACTTGCAAAGACTGCATCTCCTGAGAATCTTTTGTTGCCGGCTAAACCAAAGAATAACCAGGAAGCCAAACCTGAAAAGGTGGTATCAGCTCCAACCACACCATTGACAgagaagaaggaagagaggaaagactcTTTCCCAGCAGCTGAACCTCTTCTTAAAGTGATCCAAAAGCCAAAGGGCATGATGAAGTCTAAACTCAGTGGTTGGTCACGGCTCAAGAAGCACATGGTAGTGGAAGAAGAACCACCTATGTTCACAGAATCAGATCCTAAGAAAGAAACCGCCAAGGTGACTGAGCAGGAAGGAGGTGAAGCGAAAAAGGATGAAAAGGTGTTATTTAAAGACATGGTGGCAGCCGTAACAGCTGACGATCCTCCCAAGGCAGCGAAGAAGTGGGATTCTCTTCTCTTCGATATGTTCTCCACTAAAGAGAAGATTATGCAGGTGATTGAAGCCAGCaaaagtgaggaggagaggaaagagcagCCAAAGGATGCAGGGAAAGAAATCCCATCCTTCGCCCATCGTCTGCCTGTTCTCCTTTTCAGCCCAAAGTTTGATGCCAAAAGGCTAAGAGAGGCTGCGTCAAGGCCACTAACTAAAATTTCGACAGTGTTTGAGATGGGTCTCATAGGGCGTAAAAATAAAGACGAGGAACCAAAAGACTTTAACAGAACAGCTAGAGGGTTCACTTGTCCTTAA
- the tnnt3a gene encoding troponin T type 3a (skeletal, fast) — MEDCIVYAYNGSLLYPYLQYIIYTKYYKLIYWVQPGSFGNTIVLLLSFSEKNKTLHGGEGEAQRPQFKAPKIPDGEKVDFDDIQKKRQNKDLVELQGLIDAHFEHRKKEEEELIALKERIEKRRAERAEQNRIRSEKEKERAARREEERLKREEADAKKKADEDAKKKSALSSMGSNYSSHLQKADSKRGGKKETEREKKKKILAGRRKVLNIDHLNEEKLKEKAKELHEWMKTLESEKFDNMERLKRQKYEVTTLRKRVEELSKFSKKGKTVRRK; from the exons ATGGAGGACTGTATTGTGTACGCATACAACGGATCCCTACTGTACCCatatttacagtatattatatatactaAATATTATAAACTGATATATTGGGTACAGCCGGGTTCTTTTGGTAACACTATTGTTTTACTGCTTTCTTTCTCCGAAAAAAACAAAACTCTCCATGGAGGCGAGGGAGAAG CCCAAAGGCCACAGTTCAA GGCACCAAAGATTCCTGATGGCGAGAAAGTTGACTTTGAT GACATTCAGAAGAAACGTCAGAACAAGGATCTTGTTGAGCTGCAGGGCCTGATCGATGCGCACTTTGAGCAtagaaagaaggaggaggaggagctcatCGCCCTCAAAGAAAGAATT gagaaGCGTAGGGCTGAGAGGGCCGAGCAGAACAGGATCCGTAGCGAGAAGGAGAAGGAGCGTGCAGCCAGACGTGAG GAGGAGAGGCtgaagagggaggaggcagaTGCCAAGAAGAAGGCTGATGAGGATGCGAAGAAGAAGTCTGCCCTGTCCAGCATGGGCTCCAACTACAGCAGCCATCTGCAGAAG GCTGACTCAAAGAGAGGTGGGAAGAAggaaactgagagagagaagaagaagaagatcctGGCAGGCAGACGCAAGGTCCTGAACATCGACCATCTGAATGAAGAAAAACTGAA GGAGAAGGCAAAGGAGCTGCATGAATGGATGAAGACGCTGGAGTCTGAGAAGTTTGATAACATGGAGAGGCTGAAGAGGCAGAAGTATGAG GTCACAACCCTGCGTAAGAGAGTGGAGGAGCTGAGTAAATT CTCTAAGAAGGGTAAAACCGTCCGCAGAAAGTAA